A part of Gossypium hirsutum isolate 1008001.06 chromosome A07, Gossypium_hirsutum_v2.1, whole genome shotgun sequence genomic DNA contains:
- the LOC121232282 gene encoding abasic site processing protein YoqW: MFNARSESVCEKASFRRLLPKSRCLVAVEGFYEWKKDVSKKQPYYIHFKDGRPLVFAALYDSWENSEGEKLHTFTILTTSASSTFQWLHDRMPVILGDKGSTDAWLNGSKTDMLLKPYENPDLVWYPVTPAIGKLSFEGPECVKEVPLKTQEKNSISKFFSTRKVEKEQESNMEQSVCDESVKTNLLNNLKEDPRSTDDRLASLIDKDHDSKSNVPVPSLGDVGKSQVKRDYEELLADTKPSKDKIETSPARKKGNIKGGGDKQPTLFSYFGKK, translated from the exons ATg TTCAACGCTCGATCAGAATCAGTATGTGAAAAGGCTTCTTTCCGGCGCCTCCTTCCCAAAAGCCGGTGCTTAGTGGCAGTTGAAGG GTTCTATGAGTGGAAGAAAGATGTTTCGAAGAAACAGCCATACTACATTCATTTCAAGGATGGTAGGCCTCTAGTGTTTGCTGCTCTTTATGATTCTTGGGAGAACTCTGAAG GTGAGAAACTTCACACTTTTACCATACTTACTACTTCCGCGTCGTCAACTTTTCAGTGGCTTCATG ACAGGATGCCGGTAATTTTGGGTGACAAGGGATCAACAGATGCATGGCTAAATGGTTCTAAAACTGATATGCTGCTTAAACCGTATGAAAATCCAGATTTG GTGTGGTATCCAGTAACGCCTGCAATTGGTAAGCTGTCTTTTGAAGGACCTGAGTGCGTTAAAGAG GTACCACTGAAGACACAAGAAAAGAATTCTATCTCAAAGTTCTTCTCAACAAGGAAAGTTgaaaaggaacaagaatcaaacatGGAGCAAAGTGTGTGTGATGAATCTGTCAAAACAAATTTGCTGAATAACTTAAAGGAGGATCCTAGAAGCACAGATGATAGACTTGCATCCTTAATAGATAAGGACCATGATTCAAAGTCTAATGTTCCTGTTCCATCCCTTGGGGATGTAGGGAAGAGCCAAGTTAAAAGGGACTACGAGGAGCTTTTAGCTGATACCAAGCCATCTAAAGATAAAATCGAAACAAGCCCTGCAAGGAAAAAGGGAAACAtcaaaggtggtggtgataagCAGCCAACACTATTTTCGTACTTCGGGAAAAAATAG